A window of Castanea sativa cultivar Marrone di Chiusa Pesio chromosome 8, ASM4071231v1 genomic DNA:
AGTGTATTATATGTCGTTCATTGCTCATTTCAGTAGCATATGcctcatttttaaaatacaaatgggTTGTCCATACACATCCAAATGTCATGTAATTTTACAGAGCCACTCCTCTAGATATCTAGTATATACCATATCAATTTCAGAGTCAACGCATAAAACCatgattaattaaaaatcatacaaaGAAACATACTCAAATCTGTCCTGACTGAATTTcatgcaacttagaaattaaactattatttttatattaatccaAATTCTGTGAGACCACTTCCATAACAATCATACGTgtcttaaaatttataaaaaccaCTCCTAATATCCTAATTCACAGAATATGATTTAATCCAGATTTTTCTTGTCAAATCTGTCACATTGACAGCTTCGGCATATGTTCTTACAAAATCATCAACTAATAGCAATTGGTCTTCATTtcatttgggtatttttatacCTTTACTgtacattttaaaatatgttaataAGCATCCAATAGACCACAATATCATCAAACTTTCAAattacaaacacaaaatcacAATTTCAGCTTCTACAATCAGATTAGAAAACATAGAGGGAAACTAAAGAAAACAATCACACCATCAAAATACCCAAAATCAGATGAGGTTTTATTTACATACCCACAAACTTTGAAGTTGAAACCTTAGGgctaatcttttaatttcttctttagaGTGAGATATATGGTTTCGGTGAGAGTGTGATGGTTGTTGGTGTCAAGGAAGGTGCTGTCGTTTCAAaagcaaagaaagaagaaaagaaaggaataagGAAAGATGAACAAAGTGTTTTTGGTGCAGCAAAAAAGACCAAAGAAATGGATTTTGGGGTGGGGCACGTGTAATGCTAAGGAAAAAGGGTTGATGAGTCActctttaaacttttaaaaatttacttcCCCCCCCTCCCCCAGTGCCCCTTATAAGCTTATATTCTACAAAGGCCCAAATAACAATATAACTTTACTTATAAActcttttataaatttctttCCATAACATTAAAAGCGCatatatgttttaaaatatcacaatatcaaaacTTTATGCACTTAGAGTAATTAAGATAATATTAAGTATATAAACccataaaattaataatgtaattGGATTGGGATGTTACATTACAAGTTTGTGTGAACAAAGCAAGTGAACTTGTTTGTGTTAGACTtaaggtactctctctctctctgtttgtgtttgtggtgggttgttgaacTGGGGTAAGtaggtggcttgcatggagaTATAAGGTGGTTTTAGATGATATTAGGAGTATTGACTGTTTTGTGTAATATTGGACGATTCTTGTTGAGTTGTTTTTATTCGATTAATTCATTTTAGGGgcttctctctatctttttcaCACATGAGGAACACTAAAATGAAATGGGATATTTAAAGAGATGTACATTCCTAAAGAATATTGCTAGTAATGATGTTATAGTTACTAAATGTGTTGATAACTTTTGTATGTGTTTAAATTCACTGTTTTCTTAGGAACATAGCTGGTTGTTGGGTCACTTGACTAGTCAATTAGGCCAGCATAGATATGATACTACTCTTCTTAGCCTACTTTGGAATGTGATGGACATACTTATATTATGTTTACAGTTTTGGATGCTATTAAATGATAGTAGCATTTTGTAATATGATAGTAGCAGTTTAAAAcactattttgttttgataagttACATTCCACCCTAATTATAGCAGCTAGCATGTATGGCATGTAGTTGGATAGTAGCATTTATCCAATTTCAAATTCTTCTGAAACCAAGCAGTCAGTCATGCCCTTTTAGTTTGCAAAACCACAACTTTAATTGGTTTGAGATTTCCAGTTTCACATAGTAACATGCCCCAATTGTTGGACCTTCCAACATTTACTTTAAAGACCTATTAAAAGTAATTCAATTTTTAGAAATGGTGGAACTCTATTTCCATAATAGAGACCTTAACATGTCTCAGTATTCAATTTTATGATGGTTGTacttgtttattaattttttacacATGCCCCTCTAGTTTATTGACTATATTTTTCACTATGCTAATTTCTTTAGCTAGCCATTTGATATTTATTTCCCAGGTGCACTTAATTTCTTTAGTTAGCCATTTAAAATCAAAAGTTCTATGCAATGCTGAAAATAGATTTGATACTAGCTATTAGCTAATATGACTTTGCAATCGCCCTCAATTAAGTAGCACTACAATTCTATCCAAATCAGTTAGATCATATATATAGGATACTGTTTGAACTTGTTCTCATTTTTTGTCTTCGTAAtattttcttgtcattctattccatttatATGCACTTATTCAGTAATCATAATTTGTATGAAGGAGGTTCCTCCGGTTCAACAATCTCCACCTATTCAAAAATCATCAACTGCATCCCATCACCAAAGAAGCTTATAGATTTTATCTTGGTGTTCGAGGACTCTTTTGTGTACAAAGAACTTCATGGCTACAACCgcattttttgcaagtgttgaaggatatttttaaacactttggaactttgattatggtattagctTATATTGATCAGTTGTTTTATTCAAAGGACcacatctttttttgttaatcttttGATGATGGTAATAGACaatgttatgtatttgataatatatttctatgttaatatAATGTTAGTTTGAAAACATTTGTGTTGTTGTTAATTAGTTGTGTTTGTGGTATTGTGTTAATAGAGCCAAAATTATTACAGGTTTTTTGAAACAGGTCTCTGAACAGGTTATTGGCAAATAGTGGTTTTAAAacccaattgaaaaaaaaaacacacacacacaccctaTAGCAGTGGGCATAAAGCGCCATTAAAGGTGTATAAATTCTCTTTTAAATTAAGACCTATAGAGGTGCTTTACGACTACTGCTACAAGTTCATATATATAGCAGCGGTCTAAGCCCGCCGCTACAAGtgcaattattttgttttaattttcgGGATATAGCGGCACTTTTTTGCTCGCTGCTAAAGGGTAGAACCTATAGTGGCAGTTTTATTCTCGCAACAATAAACCCTCACCCGCCGCTAAAAGGTACATATATAGCGGCGCTTTTAGTGACCGCTGCAATAGAGCTATAGCGGCACTTCATAACTGATGGGATGTATCGCCgcaatagactttttttttttttttgtagtgaaagtttttgaaaaatatgatcTTTATACCCTTCTAATATTAGCTataattatagatttttttttcttctgaaaatatatcatttataattatagatttttttttagaagtagcTATAATTATAGAATTTGGTTTGGTGTTTCACATCtaattatttcttcttctttcctccccccccccctcctaaCCCTAAAATGGCTAACTATCAGTCCAACCGCAATAAAATAAATgcctagaatttttttttttccttattagcATTTAACTTTAACCTATTTTGCCAAGAGCCTCATAACTCAACTGCTTGACACTTATTCATGGTTTCAAAAGTGACATTTAGGTTCAACCCCCCTTCAAAGtattgaattaaaaacaaacaaataactCTAGCCTATTTTCAGATTgattataattctttttttttaagaaaatataaatatactaTAAAAGACTTTCAAACTAAGTATTTTATCTCTTCAAATTCAAGTTGGAGGTCTTcattcatatttaaaaaatagaataaaaagaagaaagaaagaagaaaaaaagggggtTATTCGTGATTGGCTCTTTGAAGTATGGGATCCAACTACTTTTGGGTCAAACACTTTGTGGGCTTATGGGCTAGGTGTTCAGATCACATTAGCTAGagagtatttatattttttattgtcccaaaaataaaaataaataaataaatagaaacttTTTTAGTACTTCCACGCCATAgtaatcttctttttcttttttcttttttaattcaaagGTTAAAATAAAAGGATGAGAGATTTGAACTTGTTCTccaaataaaagggaaaagattatatctttctttctttttttttggtttatgtgAGTTTTTCAATTAATTAGCTATCACACATAACGATATAAATTAAAGTGTAATTATTCAGTACCCATTTTTTGGATAGCGACTGAAATTAtcttccaaattttaaaatatttaatacatcAATTTAAGGACACTTTATAATCCGTTTGAATTGAGGGATAGGAAAGGAGTAgagtaaaattttgttaaaaattaacttatttttagtcAATTATATTCTACTAACCACCACTTCTCCTCCTTTCCCTTAATTCAAATGGGCCGGAAATAATGCGTGATTTGTGGTCTTGTTCTCCTGCCGACATGATAAGGGGCACATTGGGTGCACCCTTACCTTATTAGCAAAACATAGGCAATGCAAAAATCAGGAGCAATGTACTACCATACACAGCATGGTAGTGCCCACTGCCTAGTGTGGACTGAGAGTACTCTGGAGCAGCTAGTAAAAATGGGCCTTGTCTATTCGCATGTTAAGTTGAAAATGGACATGTAAAAGGTAACAGGGACCATTGCATTTAATTAATTGGACATGTACGTAGAAGTTAACAGGaccattgctttttttttttttttgagtaaaaggACCATTGCATTTAATTGGACATGTAGAGGGTAACTACTAAGAATAATTCttttctaatatattttatttaaaaatcatttttctcgCCTTCTAAGATTCTAATTAATACTAAAACGTTTTTATTCaagtatttttgacatttttcaaTTACTAATATAATTAATTCACTTAATATTTCTCATGACATAGTTAATTGTTGGTAggcttttattaattttaattttaataaatttaattatttaaaaacaattataacaagtattttaaaaaatcttttgtAAACGATATATGCATTTAGAAAAGAATCTAATCTTCTTATCAAAGTATTACTATAACTTCACTTGACATCAAGATCACCCAATAACCTCAATACTTACAATcaattaaacttaaaatatatatatatatattgttactaatactttttttacttatttagaTTGGTACTAATAGTTGAATATTACATAAATTGGACAAGCCACTTCCACTACACATGAAAAGACCCATTTATAGACTTAGCCTCCACATGCCTACACCAAGATGGGCATTCACATCTGGTAGTGTAAAATAGAGTTTTCTCCATAGAAAGTACTGTAGctaaaaagaggggaaaaaaacatGCTACTCCATTTTCTCTATTTTGCAAAATGCTAATGTGCTTCTCTAACTATACACAAGCTAGTGAAGCTACCATACTTGTGttaaacttactttttttttttttttttttggttacccCTCTCTTGTgcactctctctcctctctaaataatatgaaaatagttatttacttattttaattattttaatataatgtattataaaatgaaaaattggacgtaggatttattgtaaaagcgattatgtaaagtaaaaaaaaagtgactttttggtaatgtttttatttatgcaAAAACCGGATGGAAAAACTCTGGTAGAGATTAAAGAGTACCTTTTCCCCCCTAATTTTGAGTGAATATTTTTTCcctaaaagttaaaactatatATTCTGGTACATCTTGAGTAAATATGGCCCAAATTTattaccaatatacacaaataaGGACTGGGAAAGTTTTACATgtattcaaattataaaagtacCACTTCCAACTGATCTATCATATTCTTAATTAGGTTAGTACTTTTCAAGCAAGATTTTTGGTTTTCTAGGAGGAAGGTTTCATACAAGAAAGTCAACTTGTTGTTTGGACTATGAACGATTTTCTTAGTTCGATACTTCGATGGAGAGAAGACACTATGACAATATGATAGAGGGTtttaaaaaaggtttttttttttttttgttttaaagataaaaaaaaatcccattttcCTAGTTCATCTCGGAATCCACGTAACTGATCATTAATTTATGTACTTTTATGATTTATAgctaaaaattgtaacttgCTTATAAGTCAAAGCGAGGACTTATAAATAACAGTCGAAGTAATTGTAATAGTAGCACTccccaaaattgaaaactaaGCCCACGTGAAGCGCGCATCTGGTAGATACATTTCATTTTTGGAGCAAACAGATTTTTGTAATAAGAaaagcttttgtattttttataagaaaagtttttaatagattattattattgtagttttttttatacaagattgaatttctactttaatttaatctaagtatatatgtgtgtgaagtttccTCCTAGAGATTTGAACCCTGACTCTTGCCCCCACATTCCACAAGCATTtaaccatcgcaccaagggtgtatGGTATTATTATTGTATCTAGGAATGCTCAtaagcaataaaattttaatccaccccacattaatgcaacattagtcaaaactaaaaaaattatatatatatatatatatatatatatatatatattattttggagAATACTGAAATGCTTTCAAATTTAAGAAGAATTTGTGTTCAATGACCAGTTTCACTGAACACGTTAAAATGCAGACACGTGCATGTTGAAAGATGAGGCTATGCTGAGACAAAAGAAAGGTAGTTCACATTCATGTATACAACGTTTTATACTAAAGAAAGATGGTAAGGACAAGCCTAGATGCGGGTATTTCAAGCAATTGTGACGTGAAACCAAATTCCACCATAATTCTATAGGCTCTCTGGAGTTGAAATTGATTATATAACATACACgcaattattcaattttttttgttgttgaatattTAATAAATCTAGTGCGTAATTTGGTTCCCTCTGTCACTAAGTTATGCTCCACACGCCAAGAAAACTTAATAAATCTTACAATTTAAAACTTGTTGGCATTGTCATTGACCGCTCAAAGAATTGTTTTATAAACACCAAAACTTCATCAAGTGGGAAAGCGGCTttcaacattaatttttatttatttgttcttgttttctttgataCCGGAGAATAAAATCCCTTAAGAAAGTGTTTACTAGTTGGACGACATATTCAGAGCTAGTACTTCagaaaaaagttgaatttgAGTACTTGAGAGCCTGACCACTCTTCAATCCGTGATTCAAAAATGCTTGCTCTTTATATGCAAAAGTGGAAAAGTGTAAAATTATTTACTGTACGTATTTGAATTGAATGACCTTTATAGATTATGGGTCCTTAGGCTGACCCTAAAGGGATTATATGTAAAGGGCCATGTGATATATGCACTATCATTTAATTTACCTCATAGTGACACAACTTGATGGTTAAGTTCCATTTTCCAAACAAAGCTTGAGTTTTTGGTTTAGTTAAAAAAAGCTTCTTTAACTTATTTGCTTgtgtataaaattttaaaatctcaatttttctaaTTATAATAGTAGTTTTATCCACTTCCAgcaattaaacaattaaattagtaaaaaagcCAAACCAACAAACCAAATACACAGTAAGTATAAAGTTATAATAGTTGAATTGCATGAGTTGCATATGTAGCTAGAATTTCAAACTAGGCAAATGACTTTTTGGCACCACATTTTGATCAGGCAAGATGAGGTGATCCTCATACATGCACTTGTTTTTTATTCTGGCGTATATTAATCATATTAAATGTTCTTATACGTTAAGCTATATTGTCAAATGATATACCAAGAGGAGAAGGCAAAAAAGCAAAGCCCGCCCAAACAAAACCTAACACTTGCTTGTGTAAGAAAACAAATGGGAAAACAgatcaagaaaataaatgcaaatcTATAGCATATGCTTGTCACTGACTTTTTCAATATCAAACTACAGACTGAAAATCCCACCCccttttttcagaaaaaaaaaaaaaaaaaaggctaaaactACAAATTGGGGGTAAAGCTAAATTTCAATGCATAAAGTTTTCAAACTTCACATGGGGTGATTCAATTGTGTCCCCCGAAGTTCCTTAATAAGCTTTTAATTAGGTCCTTCAAATCTTCAATTGTACAGACTAGCATGTACAGGGACTAAAGGTTTAGTCAAATTTAGATATTCCCCACACGTGCATTTAGTCAATGACTAATTGTGCAAGATTGTGTTTTTGCATGTGAGCACTGAACCCTACCGAAATTACAGCCTTTATGTGATGACCAATTAGCCAATCCAGACTGTGATGACACACCTCTTTTAATTTGGGAGGAATTTTGAATCTCAAAGTTTCttgttttctaaatttcttCCTTGgagaaaatgaacaaaaataaagcaaaatggCTCATCATGCAGCAGGACACTTTGTGGTCTAAGCtttataacttattattaattttcagcCAGTGCCTTTGATGAAGAAACCATGGAAGAGACTATTGGAGCATGTATCggaataaaatgataaaataaaattagcccaTAGAAAGGGGTtcatgttaaaataaataaaaaaaacaagacaaaaacaaacaaacaaaaggagCAAAATTTTGGAAACTTTTATACCCCCTCcaaacaaaaaaggaagaaCTGAAAAAGAATCGCATAACGGGCATGGTGGGGATTGGAATGACAATTATAGACTCCAAGTTCTctttacatttttcaataacTTCTCAATCATAAGGAATAataagagaaaaacaaataGATCAATCCTAATATATCAAATGGTCATTCTAATCTACTAAACATGATTATTCTTccagaaaagaagaaataaggaCTAAATTCTATGAGTTCAGTTAAAATATGAGACATTACCACTCAAAATGGAGCTGTAACTGGTTGTGCTTGTTGGTGGTATATAGAAAGAAGTAGAAGACGAAGAAGACAAAGAAGTGACAACAATAGGTGGAGAAGACAAGActggtggaggtggtggtggtgcaggaggaggaggaggaggtgtcGGCGGTGGAGGACGAAGAGTTCGTTGTGGTGCCGCAATGGAAACAGCCCCAAAAGGAACTAAATCAGCAGGACTAGAAGAAATGATGCTACAAGTGGCTTCTCTATATTTGTATTTCAATATCTCAGTCCTTACTGAATTAAGTTCTGCTTGTAAAGAATGTATTTGTTGTTGCAGAGCAGAAATTGCACCCATGCACCCATACACTGGGTCTCTCAGCCTCAAGTTTGCTTCATAAACCAGACTATTTGCCGCATCAGCTCTTTGGCTCTCTGGCACCTCCTAGATAAaccaaaatggacaaaaaatcAGAAGCTATTTCATCAAAAGCTCTAAgtagcttaaaaaaaaagtaaattagaGATATTTGGATACCATTAGCATCTTGGAGACGTTGCTTGCACCAAAAACTTTGTGAACAGCTGCAAATTTGTGGGGTTCATGTGGAGAGAAATATGGGGAGAAAGGGCATTCTTCAGCACACCTTCTTCTCAAAAGCTTACATGCAGCACAAGGTGTGATAGTGTTCAATGTCCCAGAAGGACCAAGTAAATGCCTCCGTCCCATTTGAGAAGTTGCATCTGTCTCTCTTTTGATCTTTTTCGCTATCTCATCCAATCTCTCCCTAATTAACAACAAGATGATTTATTAAGatagaagatgaagaagaataaGACACAAGATATTGAGTTTCTTGAGCATCCTGTAGTGTTAAAGTCAAGAGAAATGTAAAGTGTTTTAACTTTCTTAGATATAATATTTACCTGTCTCTGGACATTAATCAAGCATGCCAGAATTGGTCAATTGTGTGGAGCAAAGGCGTGTTCACagagaagaaacaaagaaaagatgTATACCAAAATAATAAGGAGAAACAAAGAAGTATAAGACTAAGGAAGGAGTGCTTATAAGGCAAGGTAATTGGAGGAAGTAGTAGGTcaatgtattttatatatatatatataaagaactAATCAAAAGAGTTATGAGAAAAGGTTCAAGAGAGATTCTGATTTTTTGTTATCGAGTGGTGATATCCTTAGATTATGTTCAAGGATCCGATTTTGTTGAGTGAGATACAGATTAGCTTGGGTTTGTCATttagcgagagagagagagagagagagagagagagagagagagagagaaagagctcTGTCAATAACATGCCACGTGTGAATCTTGAGTATTTGACTTTTGAAAGCAAGCATCTGACCTAAATGTCTGAGCTTgcttaagttttttatttggatAATACTGAGCTTGCTTTAGATTATTGTCATAATAGGCTGCAAAAGATTTTCATTGTTTGGGTGCATCATATTTGTTTTCCAAATTTTGtgactttgttttttgttgaaaaaattgcAGACATTAGATCTTATGATAATGTTGGTGGACATTGTGTAATGcataattaaaaggaaaaaaactgtAGAACGAAGGGAAAGATTAGaaatcaattattaaaaaaattaagaattaaggATATTGATGTATCTAGTATTATAGTTCTTTTGTCAATGTCAATCATCCAAATCTTATCCCTAGATACATTTAGATGTTTCCTCTTACAACATTCACTTAACGGCCACTAATTAAAAGTGgtataagtaaaaaattaaaatatataattttcaccCTATAAATTtggtaaattttcattttagttcacTAAGattaaattttgtcaatttatagTCTGTTAACTTTGacaataatgatgtttgagtCTTTCTATACATAGCCATCTGAATAACATCATTAACTCTATAAAAAATACACTACAAGAAAATGGGCTATTGCGGCAGGTATTTTGCAGCGGTTTCAAAAACTGCGGCTATATGTCACATATTGCGATACTTTTTTGAATCACCTCTGTACGTGAGATATATTGCGGCATACCATTAGACCGCTGCAATAGATATAATCTGAATAACATCATTAactctataaaaaatatatatatatatatatcatttcacATTTGTAGCATTAAAAATTGATGTAAAATAGTGTCATATTAAGAGAGTTTACAGTATTTTTCAAACAACTATAGACAAAATGACTAAATTGATAGCATTGTCAAAGTTTGGTAGactaaaataacatagtttaaaCCTTTTTGTATTAAGGAAAATAATATCATTAACAAAATAACTAGTGAACTAAGGATATTGATGTATCTAGTACTATAGTTCATTTGTCAATGTCAATCATCCAAATCTTATCCCTAGATTTATTTAGATGTTTCCTCTTACAACATTCACTAAACGGCCACTAATAAAAAGTGGTATAAGTatagaataaaatatataatttacaccctataaatttgataaattttcattttagttcacTAGGattaaattttgtcaatttatagTCTGTTAACTTCAACAATATTGAAATTTGAGTCTTTCTATACATAGTCATCTGAAAAACATCATTaactctataaaaaataatgtcatttCACATTTATAGCATTAAAAATTTGATGTAAAATAGAGTCATATTAAGAGAGTTAACAGCATTTTTCAAGCAACTATGGACAAAATGACTAAACTAGTAGCATTGTCAAAGCTAATagactaaaataacaaaatttaaacttattgAACTACAATGACGATTCACCAACGTTATAGGATGATTGtattttttgtcattaaaacaaaattctcTAGGTTTGGCTTTTAAACTGGAGAGTTTATTTCAAACTTCAGATTTAGTACATTATAAATCGAAAGATGGATATGATGccacataatttaaaataagttatcatttattatttgataaaacAAGATTTAAATAATGTGACATTCTTCTATacagctttattttttttttagaaataaaaatcttcaCCTTAAACTGAGTGTGACAGTTCATTCTAACACCTTCAAACTTTTAGAGAATCAATATGGCCGCAaccaataaattaatatttttcccaacccataaataaacataatattGGTCATAGTGACATGAAAAGAACCcatatttgtcaaaaaatacaattgaagataaaatattatatgtatttaattGTAATAATCATTTTGGTTTACCAAATATGTACAGAGAGAATTTGGTAAAAAGGAATTATACCAAAAATTCTAACGAAACAGGATAATGGAATGAGTGAAATTTCATCATGTGAGATCCTACAGGGATGACATAGCCTACTTCCTAGGCTTTAGACCAACCAATGAGGTTAGTAATAGGCACTTTCAAG
This region includes:
- the LOC142607940 gene encoding LOB domain-containing protein 15, with translation MSRDRERLDEIAKKIKRETDATSQMGRRHLLGPSGTLNTITPCAACKLLRRRCAEECPFSPYFSPHEPHKFAAVHKVFGASNVSKMLMEVPESQRADAANSLVYEANLRLRDPVYGCMGAISALQQQIHSLQAELNSVRTEILKYKYREATCSIISSSPADLVPFGAVSIAAPQRTLRPPPPTPPPPPPAPPPPPPVLSSPPIVVTSLSSSSSTSFYIPPTSTTSYSSILSGNVSYFN